From the Brassica napus cultivar Da-Ae chromosome A8, Da-Ae, whole genome shotgun sequence genome, one window contains:
- the LOC106418961 gene encoding annexin D1, whose product MATLKVSSSVPSPSEDAEQLKTAFEGWGTNEDLIISILAHRSAEQRKLIRQTYHEVFGEDLLKSLDKELSSDFERAILLWTLEPGERDALLANEATKRWTSSNQVLMEVACTRTSTQLLHARQAYHARFKKSIEEDVAHHTTGDFRKLLVSLVSSYRYEGDEVNMTLAKQEAKLIHERIKDKHYSDEEVIRILSTRSKAQINATFNRYQDDHGEEILKSLEEGDGDDKFLELLRSTIQCLTRPELYFVDVLRSAINKTGTDEGALTRIVTTRAEIDLKVIGEEYQRRNSIPLEKAITKDTRGDYEKMLVALLGEDDA is encoded by the exons ATGGCGACTCTTAAGGTTTCTTCTTCGGTTCCTTCCCCATCTGAAGATGCTGAGCAGTTGAAAACCGCCTTTGAAG GATGGGGTACCAACGAGGACTTGATCATATCAATCTTGGCTCACAGAAGCGCTGAACAGAGGAAGCTGATCAGGCAAACATACCATGAAGTCTTTGGAGAAGACCTTCTCAAGAGTCTTGACAAGGAACTCTCAAGCGACTTCGAG AGAGCAATCTTGCTCTGGACTCTTGAGCCCGGGGAGCGTGATGCCTTGTTGGCTAATGAAGCTACCAAAAGATGGACTTCAAGCAACCAAGTGCTTATGGAAGTAGCTTGCACAAGGACCTCAACGCAGCTGCTTCACGCCAGGCAAGCTTACCATGCTCGTTTCAAGAAGTCTATTGAAGAGGATGTCGCTCACCACACCACCGGTGACTTCAGAAAG CTTTTGGTTTCTCTTGTCAGCTCATACAGGTACGAAGGAGACGAGGTGAACATGACATTGGCAAAGCAAGAAGCTAAGCTGATCCATGAGAGAATCAAGGACAAGCACTACAGCGATGAGGAGGTCATTAGGATTTTGTCCACAAGGAGCAAAGCGCAGATCAATGCTACTTTCAACCGCTACCAAGATGATCATGGCGAGGAAATCCTCAAG AGTCTTGAGGAAGGAGATGGGGACGACAAGTTCCTCGAACTGTTGAGGTCAACGATTCAGTGCTTGACAAGACCAGAGCTTTACTTTGTGGATGTTCTTCGCTCAGCAATCAACAAAACCGGAACAGACGAAGGAGCTCTCACTAGAATTGTAACAACAAGAGCTGAGATTGATTTGAAGGTCATTGGAGAAGAGTATCAGAGGAGGAACAGCATTCCATTGGAGAAAGCCATTACCAAAGACACTCGTGGAGATTACGAGAAGATGCTCGTCGCACTTCTAGGTGAAGATGATGCTTAA